A genomic window from Salvia miltiorrhiza cultivar Shanhuang (shh) chromosome 5, IMPLAD_Smil_shh, whole genome shotgun sequence includes:
- the LOC130985632 gene encoding protein RDM16-like isoform X2: protein MGEARAAQYIFFLQEVATRPVAGSNGGLSRDTLAKAKLALQKQKELAERMKKISSLNRNRDASSTEVGNQRVGDKVGAKTSSSGIRPSRTSAPVSVPSEGMPSTPNPAAPLQAGVPEITGLTARNVESVKRAHELAAKMGFWQDPEFATVFNAFPGQLPPDISFQPKPSKVPVLRLDAMGREIDEKGKVVDIPKAQSLSTLKVNINKQKKDAFRILKPELDVDPETNPHFDPRVGINKDKLLRTKRPTMLFVEEGKWSKDAESIKLRSQFGEAKAKELKTKQIQLAKAKAEPDINPNLIEVGERVITKEKPKESIPDVEWWDVPFLHSGSYGDIIDGGIDREKIKMDKITIYVEHPRPIEPPAEPAPPPPQPLKLTKKEQKKLRTQRRLAREKDRQEMIRLGVLEPPKPKVKMSNLMKVLGSEATQDPTKLEMEIRSAAAEREQAHIDRNIARKLTPAERRGKKERKLFDDPSTLDTIVSVYKINDLSHPQVRFKVDVNAQENRLSGCAIISVGISVVVVEGGSKAIKRYGKLMLRRIDWSATVEKEDDEENDDEEKPVNKCVLVWQGTVAKPSFNRFFVQECRSEAVARKFFSDHRVAHYWDLAINFTPDDPM from the exons ATGGGTGAAGCACGAGCCGCGCAAT ATATATTCTTCTTGCAGGAGGTTGCAACTAGACCAGTTGCCGGCTCAAATGGGGGCTTGTCCCGTGATACTTTAGCCAAAGCTAAGTTAGCTCTTCAAAAGCAGAAAGAGCTTGCAGAGAGGATGAAGAAAATTTCTTCA TTGAACAGGAACAGAGATGCGAGCTCAACTGAAGTGGGTAATCAAAGAGTGGGTGATAAAGTGGGAGCGAAAACTTCTTCCTCAGGCATACGCCCGAGTCGAACTAGTGCCCCAGTCAGTGTTCCTTCTGAAGGGATGCCAAGCACACCGAATCCTGCTGCCCCATTACAGGCAGGTGTGCCTGAGATTACTGGACTAACAGCACGAAACGTTGAATCTGTAAAACGTGCACATGAATTGGCTGCTAAAATGGGATTTTGGCAAGACCCTGAGTTTGCTACTGTCTTCAATGCATTTCCAGGACAGTTGCCGCCGGATATTTCCTTCCAACCGAAACCTTCAAAAGTTCCTGTTCTTCGTTTGGATGCAATGGGCCGGGAAATTGATGAGAAGGGGAAAGTTGTGGATATTCCAAAAGCGCAAAGCCTTAGTACTCTCAAG GTGAATATCAACAAGCAAAAGAAAGATGCCTTTCGAATTCTTAAACCTGAACTTGATGTGGATCCTGAAACAAATCCACATTTTGATCCTAGGGTAGGGATTAATAAAGATAAGCTATTAAGGACTAAGAGGCCGACAATGCTGTTTGTTGAGGAAGGCAAGTGGTCAAAAGATGCAGAAAGCATTAAACTGAGG TCTCAATTTGGAGAAGCAAAAGCCAAGGAGCTCAAGACAAAGCAAATCCAGCTGGCAAAGGCAAAAGCAGAGCCAGATATTAATCCAAATCTAATAGAAGTAGGAGAGAGAGTGATTACCAAAGAAAAGCCCAAGGAATCAATTCCTGATGTCGAGTGGTG GGATGTGCCATTTCTGCATTCTGGTAGCTATGGTGATATAATTGATGGTGGCATAGACCGAGAGAAGATCAAGATGGACAAAATCACCATATATGTTGAACACCCTCGACCAATTGAGCCTCCGGCTGAACCAGCTCCGCCTCCACCTCAACCTTTAAAGCTAACTAAGAAGGAACAGAAGAAACTTCGCACACAGCGTCGGTTGGCCAGGGAAAAAGATAGGCAAGAGATGATTAGACTAGGTGTTTTGGAGCCACCAAAACCTAAAGTGAAAATGAGCAACCTCATGAAAGTTCTTGGATCAGAAGCAACACAGGATCCCACAAAGCTTGAAATGGAAATAAGAAGTGCTGCAGCTGAGCGTGAGCAGGCTCACATTGACAGGAACATTGCCCGTAAGCTCACGCCAGCAGAGCGCCgtggaaagaaagagagaaagctATTTGATGATCCCAGCACCCTTGATACAATTGTTTCGGTTTACAAGATCAATGACCTCTCTCATCCCCAGGTCCGTTTTAAGGTCGATGTTAATGCCCAAGAGAACAGGCTGAGTGGATGCGCTATAATTTCAGTAGGCATAAGTGTTGTAGTTGTTGAGGGTGGTTCCAAAGCAATCAAGAGATACGGGAAGCTTATGCTTCGGAGGATTGATTGGAGTGCTACTGTTGAAAAAGAAGACGATGAAGAAAATGATGATGAGGAGAAACCAGTTAACAAATGTGTGCTGGTTTGGCAGGGAACCGTTGCTAAGCCAAGTTTCAACAGATTTTTCGTCCAAGAATGCAGAAGTGAGGCAGTTGCACGCAAATTCTTTTCAGATCACCGTGTTGCTCATTATTGGGATCTCGCAATCAACTTCACCCCCGACGATCCTATGTAA
- the LOC130985632 gene encoding protein RDM16-like isoform X4, which yields MPSTPNPAAPLQAGVPEITGLTARNVESVKRAHELAAKMGFWQDPEFATVFNAFPGQLPPDISFQPKPSKVPVLRLDAMGREIDEKGKVVDIPKAQSLSTLKVNINKQKKDAFRILKPELDVDPETNPHFDPRVGINKDKLLRTKRPTMLFVEEGKWSKDAESIKLRSQFGEAKAKELKTKQIQLAKAKAEPDINPNLIEVGERVITKEKPKESIPDVEWWDVPFLHSGSYGDIIDGGIDREKIKMDKITIYVEHPRPIEPPAEPAPPPPQPLKLTKKEQKKLRTQRRLAREKDRQEMIRLGVLEPPKPKVKMSNLMKVLGSEATQDPTKLEMEIRSAAAEREQAHIDRNIARKLTPAERRGKKERKLFDDPSTLDTIVSVYKINDLSHPQVRFKVDVNAQENRLSGCAIISVGISVVVVEGGSKAIKRYGKLMLRRIDWSATVEKEDDEENDDEEKPVNKCVLVWQGTVAKPSFNRFFVQECRSEAVARKFFSDHRVAHYWDLAINFTPDDPM from the exons ATGCCAAGCACACCGAATCCTGCTGCCCCATTACAGGCAGGTGTGCCTGAGATTACTGGACTAACAGCACGAAACGTTGAATCTGTAAAACGTGCACATGAATTGGCTGCTAAAATGGGATTTTGGCAAGACCCTGAGTTTGCTACTGTCTTCAATGCATTTCCAGGACAGTTGCCGCCGGATATTTCCTTCCAACCGAAACCTTCAAAAGTTCCTGTTCTTCGTTTGGATGCAATGGGCCGGGAAATTGATGAGAAGGGGAAAGTTGTGGATATTCCAAAAGCGCAAAGCCTTAGTACTCTCAAG GTGAATATCAACAAGCAAAAGAAAGATGCCTTTCGAATTCTTAAACCTGAACTTGATGTGGATCCTGAAACAAATCCACATTTTGATCCTAGGGTAGGGATTAATAAAGATAAGCTATTAAGGACTAAGAGGCCGACAATGCTGTTTGTTGAGGAAGGCAAGTGGTCAAAAGATGCAGAAAGCATTAAACTGAGG TCTCAATTTGGAGAAGCAAAAGCCAAGGAGCTCAAGACAAAGCAAATCCAGCTGGCAAAGGCAAAAGCAGAGCCAGATATTAATCCAAATCTAATAGAAGTAGGAGAGAGAGTGATTACCAAAGAAAAGCCCAAGGAATCAATTCCTGATGTCGAGTGGTG GGATGTGCCATTTCTGCATTCTGGTAGCTATGGTGATATAATTGATGGTGGCATAGACCGAGAGAAGATCAAGATGGACAAAATCACCATATATGTTGAACACCCTCGACCAATTGAGCCTCCGGCTGAACCAGCTCCGCCTCCACCTCAACCTTTAAAGCTAACTAAGAAGGAACAGAAGAAACTTCGCACACAGCGTCGGTTGGCCAGGGAAAAAGATAGGCAAGAGATGATTAGACTAGGTGTTTTGGAGCCACCAAAACCTAAAGTGAAAATGAGCAACCTCATGAAAGTTCTTGGATCAGAAGCAACACAGGATCCCACAAAGCTTGAAATGGAAATAAGAAGTGCTGCAGCTGAGCGTGAGCAGGCTCACATTGACAGGAACATTGCCCGTAAGCTCACGCCAGCAGAGCGCCgtggaaagaaagagagaaagctATTTGATGATCCCAGCACCCTTGATACAATTGTTTCGGTTTACAAGATCAATGACCTCTCTCATCCCCAGGTCCGTTTTAAGGTCGATGTTAATGCCCAAGAGAACAGGCTGAGTGGATGCGCTATAATTTCAGTAGGCATAAGTGTTGTAGTTGTTGAGGGTGGTTCCAAAGCAATCAAGAGATACGGGAAGCTTATGCTTCGGAGGATTGATTGGAGTGCTACTGTTGAAAAAGAAGACGATGAAGAAAATGATGATGAGGAGAAACCAGTTAACAAATGTGTGCTGGTTTGGCAGGGAACCGTTGCTAAGCCAAGTTTCAACAGATTTTTCGTCCAAGAATGCAGAAGTGAGGCAGTTGCACGCAAATTCTTTTCAGATCACCGTGTTGCTCATTATTGGGATCTCGCAATCAACTTCACCCCCGACGATCCTATGTAA
- the LOC130985632 gene encoding protein RDM16-like isoform X3 produces the protein MLKKNIFFLQEVATRPVAGSNGGLSRDTLAKAKLALQKQKELAERMKKISSLNRNRDASSTEVGNQRVGDKVGAKTSSSGIRPSRTSAPVSVPSEGMPSTPNPAAPLQAGVPEITGLTARNVESVKRAHELAAKMGFWQDPEFATVFNAFPGQLPPDISFQPKPSKVPVLRLDAMGREIDEKGKVVDIPKAQSLSTLKVNINKQKKDAFRILKPELDVDPETNPHFDPRVGINKDKLLRTKRPTMLFVEEGKWSKDAESIKLRSQFGEAKAKELKTKQIQLAKAKAEPDINPNLIEVGERVITKEKPKESIPDVEWWDVPFLHSGSYGDIIDGGIDREKIKMDKITIYVEHPRPIEPPAEPAPPPPQPLKLTKKEQKKLRTQRRLAREKDRQEMIRLGVLEPPKPKVKMSNLMKVLGSEATQDPTKLEMEIRSAAAEREQAHIDRNIARKLTPAERRGKKERKLFDDPSTLDTIVSVYKINDLSHPQVRFKVDVNAQENRLSGCAIISVGISVVVVEGGSKAIKRYGKLMLRRIDWSATVEKEDDEENDDEEKPVNKCVLVWQGTVAKPSFNRFFVQECRSEAVARKFFSDHRVAHYWDLAINFTPDDPM, from the exons ATGCTGAAAAAAA ATATATTCTTCTTGCAGGAGGTTGCAACTAGACCAGTTGCCGGCTCAAATGGGGGCTTGTCCCGTGATACTTTAGCCAAAGCTAAGTTAGCTCTTCAAAAGCAGAAAGAGCTTGCAGAGAGGATGAAGAAAATTTCTTCA TTGAACAGGAACAGAGATGCGAGCTCAACTGAAGTGGGTAATCAAAGAGTGGGTGATAAAGTGGGAGCGAAAACTTCTTCCTCAGGCATACGCCCGAGTCGAACTAGTGCCCCAGTCAGTGTTCCTTCTGAAGGGATGCCAAGCACACCGAATCCTGCTGCCCCATTACAGGCAGGTGTGCCTGAGATTACTGGACTAACAGCACGAAACGTTGAATCTGTAAAACGTGCACATGAATTGGCTGCTAAAATGGGATTTTGGCAAGACCCTGAGTTTGCTACTGTCTTCAATGCATTTCCAGGACAGTTGCCGCCGGATATTTCCTTCCAACCGAAACCTTCAAAAGTTCCTGTTCTTCGTTTGGATGCAATGGGCCGGGAAATTGATGAGAAGGGGAAAGTTGTGGATATTCCAAAAGCGCAAAGCCTTAGTACTCTCAAG GTGAATATCAACAAGCAAAAGAAAGATGCCTTTCGAATTCTTAAACCTGAACTTGATGTGGATCCTGAAACAAATCCACATTTTGATCCTAGGGTAGGGATTAATAAAGATAAGCTATTAAGGACTAAGAGGCCGACAATGCTGTTTGTTGAGGAAGGCAAGTGGTCAAAAGATGCAGAAAGCATTAAACTGAGG TCTCAATTTGGAGAAGCAAAAGCCAAGGAGCTCAAGACAAAGCAAATCCAGCTGGCAAAGGCAAAAGCAGAGCCAGATATTAATCCAAATCTAATAGAAGTAGGAGAGAGAGTGATTACCAAAGAAAAGCCCAAGGAATCAATTCCTGATGTCGAGTGGTG GGATGTGCCATTTCTGCATTCTGGTAGCTATGGTGATATAATTGATGGTGGCATAGACCGAGAGAAGATCAAGATGGACAAAATCACCATATATGTTGAACACCCTCGACCAATTGAGCCTCCGGCTGAACCAGCTCCGCCTCCACCTCAACCTTTAAAGCTAACTAAGAAGGAACAGAAGAAACTTCGCACACAGCGTCGGTTGGCCAGGGAAAAAGATAGGCAAGAGATGATTAGACTAGGTGTTTTGGAGCCACCAAAACCTAAAGTGAAAATGAGCAACCTCATGAAAGTTCTTGGATCAGAAGCAACACAGGATCCCACAAAGCTTGAAATGGAAATAAGAAGTGCTGCAGCTGAGCGTGAGCAGGCTCACATTGACAGGAACATTGCCCGTAAGCTCACGCCAGCAGAGCGCCgtggaaagaaagagagaaagctATTTGATGATCCCAGCACCCTTGATACAATTGTTTCGGTTTACAAGATCAATGACCTCTCTCATCCCCAGGTCCGTTTTAAGGTCGATGTTAATGCCCAAGAGAACAGGCTGAGTGGATGCGCTATAATTTCAGTAGGCATAAGTGTTGTAGTTGTTGAGGGTGGTTCCAAAGCAATCAAGAGATACGGGAAGCTTATGCTTCGGAGGATTGATTGGAGTGCTACTGTTGAAAAAGAAGACGATGAAGAAAATGATGATGAGGAGAAACCAGTTAACAAATGTGTGCTGGTTTGGCAGGGAACCGTTGCTAAGCCAAGTTTCAACAGATTTTTCGTCCAAGAATGCAGAAGTGAGGCAGTTGCACGCAAATTCTTTTCAGATCACCGTGTTGCTCATTATTGGGATCTCGCAATCAACTTCACCCCCGACGATCCTATGTAA
- the LOC130985627 gene encoding G-type lectin S-receptor-like serine/threonine-protein kinase At1g11330, with protein MNTEITKRFLHEFTVLLIILPFVCRCLETDTISGGVVIRDPDSIVSQKQVFKLGFFSPANTTNRYLGVYYVVSEESVVWVANRGRPLNDSSGAVVSISKDGNLVLLDARNETIWSTNATASPVNTTLQLLDTGNLILRENATGNTIWESFSQPSNVFLPTMRIIDNINTGKKVVVSSWKNASDPQTGSFASGLEALNIPQIFTWNNGRPHWRSGPWNGLILIGVQDMYSPYLDGFSVVDDRAGTFYFTAPEGQFLMKIDLNSSGSLLQRLWNDEKKSWDVTWLAPSNECDIYGTCGPFGSCDIRDSNMCSCLRGFEPVSRGEWDMRNWSRGCQRINQLQCDAGGPNGDGFLRMPFMKVPDFAQHFSSGQEDECRSRCLGNCSCIAYAHDSKIGCMFWSNTLIDVQQFSGVGVDLYIRLSPSDLDEKKDKKVYIIIPVVVGFVCICFMIFIAWCWMVKRKGSETEQKRVFQAEQTFPSDSTAIVLKQESEVDNIEELPLFSFETIANATDQFNENNLLGKGGFGPVYKGTLGDGKEIAVKRLSAASGQGAQEFKNEVIVISKLQHRNLVRLLGYCVEKEEKMLIYEYMPNKSLDVCLFDPSNLSQKILDWKKRFNIMEGIGRGLLYLHRDSRLKIIHRDLKPSNVLLDEDWNPKISDFGMARIFGGNQEHDNTARVVGTYGYMAPEYAMEGRFSEKSDVYSFGVLMLEILKGKKNTQYYNHEWSLGLIGCAWKLWSENDGLAFADEGIASPDLKAEIVRCIHIALLCVQEFSKDRPTIQTVLSMLSREIVELPVPEQPMFAEKWNGLPVGATVSAGQLGHSLNELTVTAIDGR; from the exons ATGAATACCGAAATCACTAAACGCTTTCTTCATGAATTCACAGTCTTGCTAATTATTCTTCCTTTTGTGTGTCGTTGCTTAGAAACAGACACCATTTCAGGCGGTGTAGTCATCAGAGATCCAGATAGCATAGTATCCCAAAAGCAGGTGTTCAAACTGGGTTTTTTCAGCCCCGCCAACACCACCAACCGCTACCTCGGCGTCTACTACGTCGTTTCCGAGGAGTCGGTGGTATGGGTCGCCAACAGAGGCAGGCCCCTCAATGATTCTTCCGGCGCAGTAGTAAGCATATCCAAGGACGGGAATCTGGTGCTCCTCGACGCGAGGAATGAGACCATCTGGTCAACCAATGCCACTGCTTCTCCCGTGAATACCACTCTTCAGCTGCTGGATACTGGAAACCTTATTCTACGGGAAAATGCAACAGGAAACACTATCTGGGAGTCCTTCTCACAGCCTTCGAACGTCTTCCTTCCGACTATGAGGATTATCGACAACATAAACACGGGTAAGAAGGTGGTTGTGTCGTCGTGGAAAAATGCGTCCGACCCCCAAACAGGAAGCTTCGCGTCAGGGCTGGAGGCACTGAATATCCCACAAATCTTCACGTGGAACAACGGCCGCCCCCACTGGAGGAGCGGCCCGTGGAACGGCCTGATTCTGATCGGAGTGCAGGATATGTATTCTCCGTACCTCGATGGATTCAGTGTGGTGGATGATCGTGCCGGTACTTTCTACTTCACAGCGCCAGAGGGGCAGTTCTTGATGAAAATCGACTTGAACTCTTCGGGGAGCTTACTGCAAAGGCTGTGGAATGATGAGAAGAAGAGTTGGGACGTTACGTGGTTAGCTCCTTCAAATGAATGTGATATTTATGGGACGTGTGGGCCGTTTGGTAGCTGCGATATTCGGGATTCGAACATGTGTTCTTGTTTGAGAGGGTTCGAGCCCGTGAGTAGAGGTGAATGGGATATGAGGAATTGGAGTCGAGGGTGCCAGAGGATAAATCAACTGCAGTGTGATGCAGGTGGGCCAAATGGAGATGGATTTTTGAGGATGCCGTTTATGAAGGTTCCGGACTTTGCACAGCACTTCTCTTCTGGGCAGGAAGATGAGTGCCGGAGCAGATGTCTGGGGAACTGCTCTTGCATAGCTTATGCTCATGATTCTAAAATCGGCTGTATGTTCTGGAGCAATACTTTGATTGACGTTCAGCAGTTCTCTGGTGTTGGTGTTGATCTTTACATTCGTCTCTCGCCTTCAGATCTCG ACGAGAAGAAGGACAAAAAGGTGTATATCATAATTCCGGTGGTGGTTGGTTTTGTGTGCATATGCTTCATGATCTTCATCGCTTGGTGTTGGATGGTAAAGAGAAAAG GAAGCGAAACAGAACAGAAAAGGGTCTTCCAAGCAGAGCAAACATTTCCATCAGACTCAACTGCAATCGTACTCAAACAAGAATCAGAGGTAGACAATATTGAGGAGTTGCCATTATTCAGTTTTGAGACGATTGCAAATGCAACAGACCAGTTTAACGAGAACAATCTTCTTGGGAAGGGGGGTTTTGGACCTGTTTACAAG GGAACTCTGGGCGATGGGAAAGAAATCGCGGTGAAGAGGCTGTCAGCAGCATCTGGACAAGGAGCTCAAGAGTTCAAGAATGAAGTGATTGTGATTTCCAAACTCCAGCACAGGAATCTCGTCCGGTTGCTGGGATACTGTGTGGAGAAAGAAGAGAAGATGTTGATATATGAGTACATGCCAAACAAAAGCTTGGATGTTTGTCTCTTTG ATCCTAGCAATCTATCGCAGAAGATTCTAGATTGGAAGAAGCGTTTCAATATTATGGAGGGCATTGGGCGAGGCTTGCTCTATCTTCACAGGGACTCCAGACTGAAGATAATTCATCGAGATCTTAAGCCCAGCAATGTACTACTGGATGAAGATTGGAACCCCAAAATCTCTGATTTCGGCATGGCAAGAATATTTGGGGGCAACCAAGAACACGACAACACTGCAAGAGTTGTAGGAACTTA TGGATATATGGCGCCTGAATATGCAATGGAAGGCAGATTCTCCGAAAAATCTGATGTCTACAGCTTCGGCGTGCTTATGTTAGAGAtattaaaagggaaaaagaacaCACAATATTACAATCACGAATGGTCCCTCGGCCTTATAGGATGC GCATGGAAACTGTGGAGTGAAAACGACGGTTTGGCTTTCGCAGACGAAGGCATAGCTAGTCCGGATTTGAAAGCAGAGATAGTGAGATGCATTCACATCGCCTTGTTGTGTGTCCAAGAATTTTCCAAAGATAGGCCTACAATTCAAACAGTTTTGTCGATGCTGAGCCGTGAAATAGTGGAGCTGCCGGTGCCGGAGCAGCCCATGTTTGCTGAGAAGTGGAACGGCTTGCCTGTCGGAGCAACAGTCTCTGCAGGCCAACTTGGACACTCCCTTAATGAGCTCACTGTCACTGCCATCGATGGGCGATGA
- the LOC130985632 gene encoding protein RDM16-like isoform X1 yields the protein MDKEVPSNKQRESDGRRRRSESRARDWDARSQTSHERSNSVERKKRKYKGEREEMDRDVNERKKRKEMSENEERSKRTRVYEDNQRDMRRFEDVRAKEGDKDGDEFGWVKHEPRNEVATRPVAGSNGGLSRDTLAKAKLALQKQKELAERMKKISSLNRNRDASSTEVGNQRVGDKVGAKTSSSGIRPSRTSAPVSVPSEGMPSTPNPAAPLQAGVPEITGLTARNVESVKRAHELAAKMGFWQDPEFATVFNAFPGQLPPDISFQPKPSKVPVLRLDAMGREIDEKGKVVDIPKAQSLSTLKVNINKQKKDAFRILKPELDVDPETNPHFDPRVGINKDKLLRTKRPTMLFVEEGKWSKDAESIKLRSQFGEAKAKELKTKQIQLAKAKAEPDINPNLIEVGERVITKEKPKESIPDVEWWDVPFLHSGSYGDIIDGGIDREKIKMDKITIYVEHPRPIEPPAEPAPPPPQPLKLTKKEQKKLRTQRRLAREKDRQEMIRLGVLEPPKPKVKMSNLMKVLGSEATQDPTKLEMEIRSAAAEREQAHIDRNIARKLTPAERRGKKERKLFDDPSTLDTIVSVYKINDLSHPQVRFKVDVNAQENRLSGCAIISVGISVVVVEGGSKAIKRYGKLMLRRIDWSATVEKEDDEENDDEEKPVNKCVLVWQGTVAKPSFNRFFVQECRSEAVARKFFSDHRVAHYWDLAINFTPDDPM from the exons ATGGATAAAGAAGTTCCGAGCAATAAACAGAGAGAATCCGATGGCCGTCGGCGCAGGTCCGAATCCAGAGCCAGGGATTGGGATGCGCGCAGCCAGACCTCCCATGAGAGGTCCAATTCTGTTGAGCGAAAGAAGAGGAAGTATAAGGGGGAGAGGGAGGAGATGGATCGAGATGTAAATGAGAGGAAGAAAAGGAAGGAGATGAGTGAGAATGAGGAGAGGAGCAAGAGAACTAGGGTTTATGAAGACAATCAGAGGGATATGCGTAGGTTCGAGGATGTTAGGGCTAAGGAGGGTGATAAGGATGGCGATGAGTTTGGATGGGTGAAGCACGAGCCGCGCAAT GAGGTTGCAACTAGACCAGTTGCCGGCTCAAATGGGGGCTTGTCCCGTGATACTTTAGCCAAAGCTAAGTTAGCTCTTCAAAAGCAGAAAGAGCTTGCAGAGAGGATGAAGAAAATTTCTTCA TTGAACAGGAACAGAGATGCGAGCTCAACTGAAGTGGGTAATCAAAGAGTGGGTGATAAAGTGGGAGCGAAAACTTCTTCCTCAGGCATACGCCCGAGTCGAACTAGTGCCCCAGTCAGTGTTCCTTCTGAAGGGATGCCAAGCACACCGAATCCTGCTGCCCCATTACAGGCAGGTGTGCCTGAGATTACTGGACTAACAGCACGAAACGTTGAATCTGTAAAACGTGCACATGAATTGGCTGCTAAAATGGGATTTTGGCAAGACCCTGAGTTTGCTACTGTCTTCAATGCATTTCCAGGACAGTTGCCGCCGGATATTTCCTTCCAACCGAAACCTTCAAAAGTTCCTGTTCTTCGTTTGGATGCAATGGGCCGGGAAATTGATGAGAAGGGGAAAGTTGTGGATATTCCAAAAGCGCAAAGCCTTAGTACTCTCAAG GTGAATATCAACAAGCAAAAGAAAGATGCCTTTCGAATTCTTAAACCTGAACTTGATGTGGATCCTGAAACAAATCCACATTTTGATCCTAGGGTAGGGATTAATAAAGATAAGCTATTAAGGACTAAGAGGCCGACAATGCTGTTTGTTGAGGAAGGCAAGTGGTCAAAAGATGCAGAAAGCATTAAACTGAGG TCTCAATTTGGAGAAGCAAAAGCCAAGGAGCTCAAGACAAAGCAAATCCAGCTGGCAAAGGCAAAAGCAGAGCCAGATATTAATCCAAATCTAATAGAAGTAGGAGAGAGAGTGATTACCAAAGAAAAGCCCAAGGAATCAATTCCTGATGTCGAGTGGTG GGATGTGCCATTTCTGCATTCTGGTAGCTATGGTGATATAATTGATGGTGGCATAGACCGAGAGAAGATCAAGATGGACAAAATCACCATATATGTTGAACACCCTCGACCAATTGAGCCTCCGGCTGAACCAGCTCCGCCTCCACCTCAACCTTTAAAGCTAACTAAGAAGGAACAGAAGAAACTTCGCACACAGCGTCGGTTGGCCAGGGAAAAAGATAGGCAAGAGATGATTAGACTAGGTGTTTTGGAGCCACCAAAACCTAAAGTGAAAATGAGCAACCTCATGAAAGTTCTTGGATCAGAAGCAACACAGGATCCCACAAAGCTTGAAATGGAAATAAGAAGTGCTGCAGCTGAGCGTGAGCAGGCTCACATTGACAGGAACATTGCCCGTAAGCTCACGCCAGCAGAGCGCCgtggaaagaaagagagaaagctATTTGATGATCCCAGCACCCTTGATACAATTGTTTCGGTTTACAAGATCAATGACCTCTCTCATCCCCAGGTCCGTTTTAAGGTCGATGTTAATGCCCAAGAGAACAGGCTGAGTGGATGCGCTATAATTTCAGTAGGCATAAGTGTTGTAGTTGTTGAGGGTGGTTCCAAAGCAATCAAGAGATACGGGAAGCTTATGCTTCGGAGGATTGATTGGAGTGCTACTGTTGAAAAAGAAGACGATGAAGAAAATGATGATGAGGAGAAACCAGTTAACAAATGTGTGCTGGTTTGGCAGGGAACCGTTGCTAAGCCAAGTTTCAACAGATTTTTCGTCCAAGAATGCAGAAGTGAGGCAGTTGCACGCAAATTCTTTTCAGATCACCGTGTTGCTCATTATTGGGATCTCGCAATCAACTTCACCCCCGACGATCCTATGTAA